A window of the Sphaerobacter thermophilus DSM 20745 genome harbors these coding sequences:
- a CDS encoding c-type cytochrome, producing the protein MTRLLGGVLLVLLVFILGTCGMIVATDIYFRTGGSIPIAGSDDSAMTSTDPVERGAAIYSRRCAGCHSNDGSDKIGPTFKGLYGSEVPLEDGSTVIADEAYLHESIVDPSAQIVRGYPKAMPSFRNLSDRDIDDLIAYIRSLQ; encoded by the coding sequence ATGACACGACTGCTTGGTGGCGTACTCCTGGTGCTGCTCGTGTTCATCCTGGGCACCTGCGGCATGATCGTCGCGACCGACATCTACTTCCGCACCGGTGGGAGCATCCCCATCGCCGGGAGTGACGACAGCGCGATGACGAGCACGGACCCGGTAGAACGCGGCGCGGCGATCTACAGCCGACGCTGCGCCGGATGCCACTCGAACGACGGGTCGGACAAGATCGGGCCGACGTTCAAGGGGCTGTACGGCAGCGAGGTGCCGCTGGAGGACGGCTCGACGGTCATCGCCGACGAGGCGTACCTGCACGAGTCGATCGTCGATCCCTCCGCCCAGATCGTCCGGGGATATCCGAAGGCGATGCCATCCTTCCGCAACCTCAGCGACCGGGACATCGACGACCTGATCGCCTACATCCGATCGCTCCAGTAA
- a CDS encoding sensor histidine kinase — protein sequence MSPLNRRSWLMSAGLPRVLAETGLLVIVLTSLLLVAAGDTEEAQSRAILLGLGGFAVGTLAAPLGALRLRRVDGDRRQQVKGEVARAAAVVVGNAALSWAVIITGSALFPGSPVFAGIDPFTCGASYGFWRGLLIGWPAWDRLRRSRLLWSLTHAQLVASLVIAVVVTVFVMAGALPQIESELSFPEELPGPAAAVAWVIISILATVSLLVALFVLISLILILLVTVLSRPVLKRTTRRVEELASAAGALRAGDLATRVPVSGEDEVARLQADFNAMAAELERAMRELAAERDTVAHLLQSQRELVAAVSHELRTPVATLRGYLESALAHWNEEPPPTLRADLAIMARETEQLQRLIDDLFTLSRVEAGQLPLRLEGVDVGTVLRRCAAAAAGLAWERSRVEVLVEVAPDLPPAHADAARLEQIVRNLLTNAVRHTPPGGLVLLGAERDGDAIVVQVSDSGEGIVPEDLPRIWERFYRGASARDDARGGSGLGLALVKELTEAMGGSVAVESTLGQGSRFTVRLPLARTPAPTPPATS from the coding sequence ATGAGCCCGCTGAACCGGCGCTCCTGGCTGATGAGCGCCGGGCTCCCGCGCGTGCTGGCCGAGACCGGCCTGCTCGTCATCGTGCTGACGTCGCTGCTGCTGGTCGCCGCGGGCGATACGGAGGAGGCGCAGTCGCGGGCTATCCTGCTAGGGCTGGGTGGGTTCGCGGTCGGGACGCTCGCGGCGCCACTCGGTGCGCTGCGCCTGCGGCGCGTGGACGGCGACCGCCGTCAGCAAGTCAAGGGAGAGGTCGCCAGAGCGGCTGCCGTCGTAGTCGGCAACGCCGCGCTCTCCTGGGCCGTCATCATCACCGGATCGGCGTTGTTCCCGGGCTCTCCAGTCTTCGCGGGCATCGATCCCTTCACCTGCGGCGCGAGTTACGGCTTCTGGCGCGGGCTCCTGATCGGCTGGCCTGCCTGGGATCGGCTTCGTCGCTCCCGGCTGCTCTGGTCGCTGACCCACGCCCAGCTCGTCGCCAGCCTCGTGATCGCGGTCGTCGTCACCGTGTTTGTGATGGCGGGCGCGCTCCCACAGATCGAAAGCGAGCTCTCGTTCCCGGAGGAACTCCCCGGTCCCGCGGCGGCTGTCGCCTGGGTCATCATCAGCATCCTGGCGACGGTAAGCCTCCTGGTCGCGCTCTTCGTGCTCATCAGCCTCATCCTGATCCTCCTGGTGACCGTGCTCTCCCGGCCTGTCCTGAAGCGCACCACACGTCGGGTAGAGGAACTGGCGAGCGCGGCCGGCGCGCTCCGCGCGGGGGATCTCGCGACGCGGGTGCCGGTTTCTGGTGAGGACGAGGTTGCGCGGCTGCAGGCCGACTTCAATGCCATGGCCGCCGAGCTGGAGCGCGCGATGCGGGAGCTTGCAGCGGAGCGGGACACTGTGGCCCACCTCCTCCAGAGCCAGCGCGAACTGGTCGCCGCTGTCTCCCACGAGCTGCGGACCCCGGTGGCCACGCTACGCGGCTACCTCGAGTCGGCACTGGCGCACTGGAACGAGGAGCCGCCCCCGACCCTGCGCGCCGACCTCGCCATCATGGCCCGCGAGACGGAGCAGCTCCAGCGGCTGATCGACGACCTCTTCACCCTGTCGCGGGTCGAGGCCGGCCAGCTCCCGCTCCGGTTGGAGGGGGTGGATGTCGGCACCGTGCTGCGGCGCTGTGCCGCCGCAGCGGCCGGGCTGGCCTGGGAGCGCAGTCGGGTCGAGGTTCTGGTCGAGGTAGCGCCTGACCTGCCACCGGCACATGCCGACGCCGCGCGTTTAGAGCAGATCGTTCGCAACCTGCTGACGAACGCAGTCCGCCACACACCGCCCGGCGGCCTCGTTCTGCTCGGTGCCGAGCGGGACGGTGACGCGATCGTGGTGCAGGTCAGCGACTCGGGCGAGGGCATCGTCCCGGAGGACCTGCCCCGCATCTGGGAGCGGTTCTATCGCGGCGCCAGCGCGCGGGACGACGCTCGCGGCGGCTCGGGACTCGGCCTGGCGCTCGTGAAGGAACTGACCGAAGCGATGGGCGGCAGCGTCGCCGTCGAGAGTACCCTCGGCCAGGGGAGCCGCTTCACCGTCCGCCTCCCACTCGCCCGCACCCCCGCACCGACGCCCCCGGCGACATCCTGA
- a CDS encoding MMPL family transporter, translating into MFQRLARTCYQRRWLVLVGWVVLLVALFGLQGPLGGEFRTDFSLPGTESQRALDLLREHGFETRTGEEAQIVFEADQGVTDPSVREPMEQFFAAIEAAGLGATVTSPYAEGGQQQIAQGGRIAYATVSFSARPQEEYSEAADRIRALGDQVTVPGLRIEYGGGMFAEGAPVFAEAIGLVSAVVILLVAFGSVLAMGLPIATALFGIGTGAMLVMLGARFITMPDFTLGAAMMMGIGVGVDYALFIVTRYRETLRAGHDPESATVVAIDTAGRAVLFAGMTVVIAVLGLLVMDLGSVNGVAIAIAASVLMTMLASLTLLPAMLGFIRGRIDRLGLPHRHAADTMGRQSLWHRWSRVIQRRPWPALVAGTAILLILAVPVLDMRLGFGDAGNRPTDDTSRRAYDLLAEGFGPGFNGPLLLVADLPNRQADLPALEQVTDRLLATDGVAAVSPAIPSPDGQVAIIPVIPTSAPQDEATTDLVHRLRDEVVPESGAPGPILVSGLTAAGTDFTDYIASRMPVFFAIVLGLSFLLLIAVFRSVLVPVKAVVMNVLSIGAAFGVLIAVFQWGWGGELIGIGKPGPIEAWAPMMIFPIVFGLSMDYEVFLLSRMREEYDRTRDNATAVADGLAGTARVISAAAAIMVVVFVAFAMTPDRSLKLLGLGLAAAILVDATLVRLVLVPATMELLGDRNWWLPRRLQRLVPAIHVEGERASIGIDREPVGSATGDLHD; encoded by the coding sequence ATGTTTCAACGACTCGCACGGACCTGTTACCAGCGCCGCTGGCTCGTCCTCGTGGGCTGGGTGGTCCTGCTGGTCGCGCTCTTTGGACTGCAGGGCCCGCTCGGCGGCGAGTTCCGCACCGACTTCTCGCTGCCCGGCACCGAGAGCCAGCGGGCGCTCGACCTGCTGCGTGAGCACGGCTTCGAGACACGGACCGGCGAGGAAGCCCAGATCGTGTTCGAGGCCGATCAGGGCGTGACCGACCCGTCGGTGCGTGAGCCGATGGAGCAGTTCTTCGCCGCGATCGAGGCGGCGGGGCTCGGTGCGACCGTGACCTCTCCGTACGCGGAGGGCGGTCAGCAGCAGATCGCGCAGGGCGGGCGGATAGCCTATGCCACCGTGAGCTTCTCCGCCCGGCCACAGGAGGAGTACAGCGAGGCGGCCGACCGGATCAGAGCGCTGGGCGACCAGGTCACCGTCCCGGGGCTCCGCATCGAGTATGGCGGCGGGATGTTCGCCGAGGGAGCGCCGGTCTTCGCCGAAGCCATCGGCCTCGTCAGCGCCGTCGTCATCCTGCTGGTCGCCTTTGGGTCGGTCCTGGCGATGGGACTCCCGATCGCGACCGCGCTCTTCGGCATCGGCACCGGGGCCATGCTGGTCATGCTCGGCGCCCGGTTCATCACGATGCCCGACTTCACGCTGGGCGCCGCGATGATGATGGGCATCGGGGTCGGGGTGGACTACGCGCTGTTCATCGTCACCCGCTACCGGGAAACGCTCCGCGCGGGCCACGATCCGGAGTCCGCAACCGTTGTGGCGATCGACACCGCCGGCCGCGCCGTGCTCTTCGCGGGCATGACGGTCGTGATCGCCGTACTCGGCCTGCTCGTCATGGACCTCGGGTCGGTGAACGGCGTCGCCATCGCCATCGCAGCGAGCGTCCTGATGACGATGCTCGCATCGCTGACGCTCCTGCCGGCGATGCTCGGGTTCATCCGCGGACGGATCGACCGGCTGGGCCTGCCGCACCGGCACGCAGCAGACACGATGGGGCGGCAGTCACTCTGGCACCGCTGGAGCCGGGTCATCCAGCGCCGCCCGTGGCCCGCGCTGGTCGCGGGCACGGCGATCCTGTTGATCCTGGCCGTGCCGGTGCTCGACATGCGGCTCGGCTTCGGCGACGCCGGCAACCGGCCGACCGACGACACCTCCCGCCGCGCATACGACCTCCTGGCCGAGGGATTCGGGCCCGGGTTCAATGGCCCGCTGCTCCTGGTCGCCGACCTCCCCAACCGCCAGGCCGACCTGCCCGCGCTCGAGCAGGTGACGGACCGGCTGCTGGCGACGGACGGGGTCGCGGCCGTCAGCCCGGCCATCCCGAGCCCGGATGGCCAGGTCGCGATCATCCCGGTCATCCCCACGAGCGCGCCGCAGGATGAGGCGACCACCGACCTCGTCCACCGCCTGCGCGATGAGGTGGTCCCGGAATCCGGCGCGCCCGGCCCGATCCTCGTCTCCGGCCTGACGGCCGCCGGGACCGACTTCACCGACTACATCGCCAGCCGGATGCCGGTCTTCTTCGCGATCGTCTTGGGGCTGTCGTTCCTGCTGCTGATCGCCGTCTTCCGCAGCGTGCTGGTACCGGTCAAGGCCGTCGTCATGAACGTGCTCTCCATCGGCGCGGCCTTCGGCGTGCTCATCGCGGTCTTCCAGTGGGGCTGGGGTGGTGAGTTGATCGGGATCGGCAAGCCCGGCCCGATCGAAGCCTGGGCACCGATGATGATCTTCCCGATCGTCTTCGGCCTCTCAATGGACTACGAGGTCTTCCTCCTGTCCCGCATGCGCGAGGAGTACGACCGCACCCGCGACAACGCCACGGCCGTGGCCGACGGTCTGGCCGGGACCGCCCGGGTCATCAGCGCCGCAGCCGCGATCATGGTCGTCGTCTTCGTCGCCTTCGCCATGACCCCCGACCGGTCGCTGAAGCTGCTCGGCCTCGGCCTGGCGGCGGCGATCCTGGTCGACGCCACGCTCGTCCGGCTGGTGCTGGTCCCGGCCACGATGGAGTTGCTGGGCGACCGGAACTGGTGGCTACCGCGTCGGCTCCAGCGCCTCGTGCCGGCCATCCACGTCGAGGGAGAGCGCGCCTCCATAGGGATCGACCGGGAACCGGTCGGCAGCGCGACCGGAGACCTCCATGACTGA
- a CDS encoding peroxiredoxin family protein: MESLDQPMAADLAGPAPPGYNYPQFTGSVFLDDLRRTVRGGPQPGERAPDFELPTTEGQRVRLSALRGQPVLLIFGSVTDPMARGGLPSLKQLYADGGGGIARWFHVYVREAHPGASFPAPKTESEKMEHARAFKALEEIPWPVLVDDLDGTVHRAYGGLPNAAYLIDADGLIAFKDQWASAATLRVALDALLEHEGRAAPVAGGMERTMHLLGPMAYGWSAIQRAGEPATRDLWRAIPPLALLLWLGRFLRPALAPLVDRGRPLPTAAKMAAALAVAGGGWLLLRGRVSSEEKKEADQAKAAMQQR, encoded by the coding sequence ATGGAGTCGCTGGACCAGCCGATGGCGGCGGACCTCGCCGGTCCCGCGCCACCCGGATACAACTACCCCCAGTTCACCGGCAGTGTCTTCCTCGATGACCTGCGCCGCACTGTCCGTGGTGGGCCGCAGCCGGGGGAACGTGCGCCGGACTTCGAGCTCCCCACGACCGAGGGTCAGCGGGTGCGCCTGAGCGCGCTGCGCGGTCAACCGGTGCTGCTCATTTTCGGTAGCGTCACCGATCCGATGGCGCGCGGCGGCCTGCCGTCGCTCAAGCAGCTCTACGCGGACGGCGGCGGTGGGATCGCACGCTGGTTTCACGTCTACGTCCGGGAGGCGCACCCAGGGGCGAGCTTCCCGGCTCCCAAGACGGAGTCGGAGAAGATGGAGCACGCCCGGGCGTTCAAGGCGCTCGAGGAGATCCCCTGGCCGGTGTTGGTGGACGACCTGGACGGCACCGTGCACCGGGCCTACGGGGGACTACCGAACGCCGCTTATCTGATCGACGCCGACGGCCTGATCGCCTTCAAGGACCAGTGGGCGTCGGCCGCGACGCTGCGCGTCGCGCTCGATGCGCTGCTGGAGCACGAGGGTCGCGCCGCGCCGGTGGCGGGCGGGATGGAGCGGACGATGCATCTGCTCGGCCCGATGGCGTATGGCTGGTCGGCGATCCAGCGGGCGGGCGAACCGGCGACCCGCGATCTCTGGCGCGCGATACCGCCGCTTGCACTTCTGCTCTGGCTCGGGCGGTTCCTCCGCCCGGCGCTGGCGCCGCTGGTGGACCGGGGGCGACCACTCCCGACCGCGGCGAAGATGGCGGCCGCGCTGGCCGTGGCTGGTGGGGGGTGGCTGCTGCTGCGCGGGCGGGTGTCCTCCGAGGAGAAGAAAGAGGCGGACCAGGCGAAGGCTGCCATGCAGCAGAGATGA
- a CDS encoding NUDIX hydrolase, whose product MSDREPRNVTSVGGLVVRDNAVLLVRMNYGPNRGRYMLPGGLIDPGETLDVAIAREVLEEAGVEARPVGIIGLRSRYDGPNNDTYVLWLLEYVAGEPRPEGRENDDARFFTLAEIEARDDIADLVRYLARRVLRGEIHPHRLVDDYHSRLPGTTPDSWKLFM is encoded by the coding sequence ATGAGCGACCGCGAGCCGCGCAACGTTACCAGCGTGGGCGGCCTCGTTGTCCGGGACAACGCGGTGCTGCTGGTGCGGATGAACTACGGCCCGAACCGCGGGCGCTACATGCTCCCCGGTGGGTTGATCGACCCCGGCGAGACGCTCGACGTCGCGATCGCCCGCGAGGTGCTGGAGGAGGCGGGCGTCGAGGCGCGGCCGGTCGGCATCATCGGGCTGCGCAGCCGCTACGACGGCCCCAATAACGACACCTACGTCCTCTGGCTGCTGGAGTACGTCGCGGGCGAGCCGCGCCCCGAGGGCCGCGAGAACGACGACGCGCGGTTCTTCACCCTCGCCGAGATCGAGGCGCGCGACGACATCGCCGACCTGGTCCGCTACCTCGCCCGCCGCGTCCTGCGCGGCGAGATCCACCCCCACCGCCTCGTCGACGACTACCACTCCCGCCTGCCGGGGACGACACCCGACTCCTGGAAGCTCTTCATGTAG
- the nikC gene encoding nickel transporter permease — protein sequence MTVPESATSSVGADSLAARHAKPAQRSGLRYFFRQFAGSNPLNIVALVIIVLFLFLCVFGDVLAPFDPVKPDVVNKFQPPSSTHWFGTDELGRDILSRVMSGAKISLGIATLIVGIAVVVGVFVGAIAGYFGGYVDELLMRLTDIFLAFPALILAMGIAASLGRDLQNTVIALTVVYWPWYARLVRGQVIALRQRDFVEAARAVGASHRRVLVRHILPNTVAPVIIQMTIDVGYAVMATAGLSFIGLGAQPPMPEWGTMIAGARTYFREAWWYITFPGLALTLTVIGFNLLGDGLRDYFDPRTRSS from the coding sequence ATGACGGTACCGGAGTCGGCCACCTCCAGCGTCGGGGCAGACAGCCTGGCCGCGCGTCATGCCAAACCGGCGCAGCGCAGCGGACTGCGTTACTTCTTCCGCCAGTTCGCGGGTAGCAACCCGCTCAACATCGTCGCGCTGGTCATCATCGTCCTCTTCCTGTTCCTGTGCGTGTTCGGCGATGTGCTGGCGCCTTTTGACCCGGTCAAGCCCGATGTCGTGAACAAGTTCCAGCCACCGTCGTCGACGCACTGGTTCGGCACGGACGAGCTGGGCCGGGATATCCTGAGCCGCGTCATGAGCGGAGCGAAGATCTCCCTCGGGATCGCCACGCTGATCGTCGGGATCGCCGTGGTGGTCGGCGTGTTCGTCGGGGCGATCGCCGGTTACTTCGGCGGGTATGTCGACGAGCTGCTGATGCGGCTGACCGACATCTTCCTCGCCTTCCCCGCGCTGATCCTGGCCATGGGCATCGCTGCCTCGCTCGGGCGGGATCTGCAGAACACCGTGATCGCGCTCACCGTCGTCTACTGGCCCTGGTACGCGCGCCTGGTGCGGGGACAGGTGATCGCCCTGCGGCAACGGGACTTTGTCGAGGCGGCCCGTGCGGTGGGGGCGAGCCACCGCCGGGTGCTGGTGCGCCACATCCTGCCGAACACCGTCGCGCCGGTCATCATCCAGATGACCATCGATGTCGGGTACGCGGTGATGGCGACCGCGGGCCTGTCGTTCATCGGTCTGGGGGCCCAGCCGCCGATGCCCGAATGGGGCACCATGATCGCGGGGGCCCGAACCTACTTCCGTGAGGCGTGGTGGTACATCACTTTCCCGGGGCTGGCGTTGACGCTGACCGTGATCGGCTTCAACCTGCTGGGCGACGGCCTCCGGGACTACTTCGATCCGCGCACGCGGAGCAGTTGA
- the nadC gene encoding carboxylating nicotinate-nucleotide diphosphorylase: protein MQGDYVRRIVQLALAEDLGTGDVTTLATVPEGLQASGYLLAKSPGVLSGLEVAALVFHEVDPAITFEPLAADGDRIAPGQHLARVSGPARGILSAERVALNFLQRLSGVATLTARYVEAVEGTGARIIDTRKTTPGMRLLEKAAVRHGGGHNHRVGLSDGVLIKDNHLAAIGGSDRIARAVAAARAFAPHTLRIEVEVTSLEELDQALAAGADVILLDNMPIPMMAEAVRRTAGRAILEASGGITLETVRQVAETGVDLISSGALTHSAPALDISLEIELQPEKDTP from the coding sequence ATGCAGGGCGACTACGTGCGGCGCATCGTCCAACTGGCATTGGCGGAGGACCTCGGCACCGGGGATGTGACGACGCTGGCGACGGTGCCGGAGGGACTGCAGGCGAGCGGGTACCTGCTGGCCAAGAGTCCCGGCGTGCTCTCCGGGCTGGAGGTCGCTGCCCTCGTGTTCCATGAAGTTGACCCGGCCATCACGTTCGAGCCCCTGGCTGCCGACGGCGATCGGATCGCGCCGGGGCAGCACCTGGCGCGGGTCTCCGGCCCGGCGCGCGGCATTCTGTCGGCCGAGCGGGTCGCGCTCAACTTCCTGCAGCGGCTCTCCGGCGTGGCGACGCTGACCGCGCGCTACGTCGAGGCCGTCGAGGGAACCGGCGCCCGCATCATCGACACCCGCAAGACCACCCCCGGCATGCGCCTGCTGGAGAAGGCCGCTGTGCGCCACGGTGGCGGGCACAACCACCGGGTCGGCCTCAGCGATGGCGTGCTGATCAAGGACAACCACCTCGCCGCCATCGGCGGGAGCGATCGGATCGCCCGCGCTGTCGCGGCGGCCCGTGCGTTCGCCCCGCACACGCTGCGGATCGAGGTCGAGGTCACCTCGCTCGAAGAGTTGGACCAGGCGCTCGCCGCCGGGGCCGACGTCATCCTGCTCGACAACATGCCGATCCCGATGATGGCCGAGGCTGTGCGACGGACCGCCGGGCGGGCGATCCTGGAGGCCTCGGGCGGGATCACGCTGGAGACGGTGCGGCAGGTGGCGGAGACGGGCGTGGACCTGATCTCCTCCGGCGCGCTGACCCACTCGGCCCCGGCGCTCGATATCAGCCTGGAGATCGAACTGCAGCCGGAGAAGGATACGCCATGA
- a CDS encoding response regulator → MTTILLVEDARDLAQVIERELTAAGYRVVLAYDGRTALDLLAREQPDLVVLDWMLPQVDGLEVLRRLRQESPTPVLMLTARSEEVDRVVGLELGADDYLTKPFSMRELLARVRALLRRTDLVRQMLEADRKASTEAVRYGPLALDPVRHIATLDGQELDLTPTEFRLLHLLMRHPGRAFGRSYLLDTIWGDQFVGERSVDNAVLRLRKKLGPLGEAIETVWGVGYRLRATDVREGP, encoded by the coding sequence ATGACGACGATCCTGCTGGTGGAAGACGCCCGCGACCTCGCCCAGGTGATCGAGCGCGAACTCACCGCGGCCGGATACCGTGTCGTGCTGGCCTACGACGGGCGGACGGCGCTCGACCTGCTTGCCCGCGAGCAACCCGACCTGGTCGTGCTCGACTGGATGCTCCCCCAGGTCGACGGGCTTGAGGTGCTGCGCCGGCTGCGACAGGAGTCCCCGACGCCGGTCCTGATGCTGACGGCGCGGAGTGAGGAGGTCGATCGGGTCGTCGGGCTGGAGCTGGGGGCCGACGACTACCTGACCAAGCCGTTCAGCATGCGCGAGTTGCTCGCGCGCGTCCGGGCCCTGCTGCGACGCACCGACCTCGTGCGGCAGATGCTGGAGGCCGACCGGAAGGCGAGCACGGAGGCGGTGCGCTACGGCCCGCTGGCGCTCGACCCCGTGCGGCACATCGCCACCCTGGACGGCCAGGAGCTGGATCTGACGCCGACCGAGTTCCGCCTGTTGCACCTGCTGATGCGTCATCCGGGCCGCGCCTTCGGGCGGAGCTACCTGCTCGACACCATCTGGGGCGATCAGTTCGTCGGCGAGCGCTCGGTTGACAACGCCGTGCTGCGGCTCCGGAAGAAGCTGGGGCCGCTCGGTGAAGCGATCGAGACCGTCTGGGGCGTCGGCTACCGGCTGCGCGCGACCGACGTGCGGGAGGGCCCATGA
- a CDS encoding PIG-L deacetylase family protein translates to MTSDSETRQAPQRVLVVMAHPDDPDFICAGTIARWVAEGSEIVYVLGTSGDKGSDDPEMTPERLVQIREQEQREAARALGVKEVEFLGFRDAELLPDLNLRRAITRMIRKYRPDAVICQDPSARWQGQWYIQHPDHIAMGEATLAAVYPAARDRLTFAELLEEGLEPHKVREVYLAGVAEPDFWVDITDWFDAKVAALSAHKSQMGDWDFATILRQWAQDTAAQARFHRFPGSERMVLAEAFKYFTLD, encoded by the coding sequence ATGACGAGTGATTCCGAGACCCGGCAGGCGCCGCAGCGCGTGCTGGTGGTCATGGCTCACCCCGATGATCCCGACTTCATCTGCGCCGGGACGATCGCCCGCTGGGTCGCGGAGGGGAGTGAGATTGTCTACGTGCTCGGCACCAGCGGCGACAAGGGGAGCGATGACCCGGAGATGACGCCGGAGCGTCTCGTGCAGATCCGGGAACAGGAGCAGCGCGAGGCGGCCCGCGCACTCGGCGTGAAGGAGGTCGAGTTCCTGGGCTTCCGTGATGCCGAGCTGTTGCCCGACCTGAACCTGCGGCGCGCCATTACCCGCATGATCCGCAAATACCGGCCGGACGCCGTGATCTGCCAGGACCCGAGTGCGCGCTGGCAGGGACAGTGGTACATCCAGCACCCGGACCATATCGCGATGGGCGAGGCGACGCTGGCGGCGGTCTACCCCGCGGCACGTGACCGGCTGACCTTCGCGGAGCTGCTGGAGGAGGGCCTGGAGCCGCACAAGGTGCGTGAGGTCTACCTGGCCGGTGTGGCGGAGCCGGACTTCTGGGTCGACATCACCGACTGGTTCGACGCCAAGGTGGCGGCGCTGTCGGCACACAAGAGCCAGATGGGCGACTGGGACTTCGCCACGATTCTGCGCCAGTGGGCGCAGGACACCGCAGCCCAGGCCCGCTTCCATCGCTTCCCCGGCTCTGAGCGCATGGTGCTGGCCGAGGCGTTCAAGTACTTCACGCTGGACTGA
- a CDS encoding ABC transporter substrate-binding protein: protein MADHENAIYRTLLDGARAGRLTRREVLKRGLFFGLSTPAILNLLAACGGSDGGDQNAAPTSSSGGSDSTPSGGSGDSGGGRNESSNREFVFAVNGGVPDLDPQSAYDNVASSLFLATYEMLIRFKGESTFEFEPMLAKSWEHNDDYTEFTFEFDEGIKFHDGTTCDAEAVKASFTRFLLMGRGPVGVISRFIDDPERQMQVVNPTTLKFIMNKPEPLFLPAMASEYGPLVVSPAAMEEHKTDSDPFAHEWFSQNMVGTGPYKVTEASPQDRFVLDRFEDYHGTPPFFDRIIARVIPEDATRRQLLEAGEVHGTAILPPEDLDALKENPDIQVVEYESTQTNWVRMNYVTIPDPRARQGLAYAWPYNEVIEQVLRGYAKVQGPVADSVIGYDPSIPVYSTDLQKAKELLTAAGIEEGTTFTYMYATGDATSAAMAQLFQANLAEIGINLELMQVDRAAYLEMEYGDAPAEERPHFVANIWWPDYNDPWSQLYPNFHSDSIGSKGSNSSYYANKEVDALLDQMRDASTEDEIREATRKVLQIMMWDDPAAIFYAQIRKATVLRADIRGFIPNGIYINSYNFNNMWREAT from the coding sequence ATGGCGGACCACGAGAACGCGATCTATCGCACCCTCCTGGACGGTGCGCGCGCCGGCCGGCTGACACGCCGCGAGGTGCTCAAGCGCGGGTTGTTCTTCGGGCTGTCGACGCCGGCGATTCTCAACCTGCTCGCCGCCTGCGGCGGTAGCGACGGCGGTGACCAGAATGCCGCCCCGACGTCGTCGTCGGGCGGGTCCGATTCCACACCGAGCGGCGGCTCCGGGGATTCCGGCGGCGGGCGCAACGAGTCGAGCAACCGGGAGTTCGTCTTTGCGGTGAACGGCGGTGTGCCGGACCTCGACCCGCAGTCGGCCTACGACAACGTCGCCAGCTCGCTGTTCCTGGCCACCTACGAGATGCTCATTCGCTTCAAGGGCGAGAGCACGTTCGAGTTTGAGCCGATGCTGGCGAAGTCGTGGGAGCACAACGACGACTACACCGAGTTCACCTTCGAGTTCGACGAGGGGATCAAGTTCCACGACGGCACGACCTGCGACGCCGAGGCGGTCAAGGCCTCGTTTACGCGCTTCCTGCTCATGGGCCGCGGTCCGGTGGGGGTCATCAGCCGCTTCATCGACGATCCCGAGCGGCAGATGCAGGTGGTGAACCCCACCACGCTGAAGTTCATCATGAACAAGCCCGAGCCGCTCTTCCTGCCGGCGATGGCGTCCGAGTACGGGCCCCTGGTCGTCTCTCCGGCGGCGATGGAGGAGCACAAAACCGATAGCGACCCCTTCGCCCATGAGTGGTTCAGCCAGAACATGGTCGGGACGGGGCCGTACAAGGTCACCGAGGCCTCGCCGCAGGACCGCTTCGTCCTCGATCGCTTCGAGGACTACCATGGCACGCCCCCGTTCTTCGATCGCATCATTGCCCGGGTGATCCCCGAAGACGCCACCCGGCGCCAGTTGCTGGAGGCGGGCGAGGTACACGGCACCGCCATCCTGCCGCCCGAAGACCTGGATGCCTTGAAGGAGAACCCCGATATCCAGGTGGTCGAGTACGAGTCCACCCAGACCAACTGGGTCCGCATGAACTACGTCACCATCCCGGACCCCCGGGCACGCCAGGGACTGGCCTATGCCTGGCCGTACAACGAGGTGATCGAGCAGGTCCTGCGGGGCTACGCGAAGGTGCAGGGGCCGGTGGCCGACTCGGTGATCGGCTATGACCCGAGCATCCCGGTCTACAGCACCGACTTGCAGAAGGCAAAGGAACTGCTGACCGCCGCCGGCATCGAGGAGGGGACCACCTTCACCTACATGTATGCCACCGGCGATGCGACCAGCGCGGCGATGGCCCAGCTCTTCCAGGCCAACCTGGCCGAAATCGGGATCAACCTGGAACTGATGCAGGTCGATCGCGCGGCGTACCTCGAGATGGAGTACGGAGATGCGCCGGCCGAGGAGCGGCCCCACTTCGTCGCCAACATCTGGTGGCCGGACTACAACGACCCGTGGAGCCAGCTCTATCCGAACTTCCATTCCGACTCGATCGGCAGCAAGGGCTCGAACTCCAGCTACTACGCCAACAAGGAAGTCGATGCCTTGCTGGACCAGATGCGGGACGCGAGCACGGAGGATGAGATCCGCGAGGCGACGCGGAAGGTTCTGCAGATCATGATGTGGGACGACCCCGCGGCCATCTTCTACGCGCAGATCCGCAAGGCGACCGTGCTGCGGGCCGACATCCGCGGGTTCATCCCCAACGGTATCTACATCAACTCGTACAACTTCAACAACATGTGGCGTGAGGCTACGTAG